From the genome of Rhodobacteraceae bacterium Araon29, one region includes:
- a CDS encoding lactoylglutathione lyase: MGIRYLHTMVRVKDLEASMAFYELLGLKETRRHDSEAGRFTLVFMAPEGQEDCPVELTYNWDGDEGLPSDSRHFGHLAYSVDNIYDTCQHLQDNGVVINRPPRDGRMAFVRSPDNVSVELLQDGPALAPAEPWASMGNTGHW, encoded by the coding sequence ATGGGTATTCGATATCTTCACACCATGGTTCGGGTCAAAGATCTTGAGGCCTCAATGGCGTTTTATGAACTGCTTGGGCTGAAAGAAACCCGCCGCCATGACAGCGAAGCGGGCCGCTTTACGCTTGTGTTTATGGCGCCTGAAGGACAAGAGGACTGCCCAGTCGAGTTAACCTATAATTGGGATGGCGATGAGGGGCTGCCCAGTGACAGCCGCCATTTTGGGCATCTGGCCTATTCGGTGGATAATATTTACGACACCTGCCAGCATTTACAGGATAACGGGGTTGTCATAAACCGCCCGCCGCGCGATGGACGCATGGCCTTTGTGCGCTCGCCGGATAATGTGTCAGTAGAATTGCTGCAAGATGGCCCAGCGCTTGCACCAGCCGAGCCTTGGGCTTCAATGGGCAATACAGGGCATTGGTAA
- a CDS encoding FAD-dependent thymidylate synthase, which translates to MPLSPDQLAEIEAQRAQSQTTLRTVSPGMESHLYTAYPVLDHGFVRVIDYMGDDAAICQAARVSYGKGTKSVQNDEGLIRYLMRHWHSTPFEMCELKLHVKLPVFVARQWIRHRTANVNEYSARYSILDREFYIPAPDKVAAQSVVNNQGRGEVLTGAEAAQVLEILKADSTRAYDNYEAMISQDGQQGLARELARMNLPANIYTQWYWKVDLHNLFHFLRLRADAHAQYEIRVYADEMCKLVADWVPFAYRAFEDYRMGGATLSATALDCVRRMVGGEKVTQETSGMSKGEWREFEATLSA; encoded by the coding sequence ATGCCGCTGTCGCCTGATCAACTGGCTGAAATTGAAGCCCAACGCGCCCAAAGTCAGACCACATTGCGGACGGTCAGCCCCGGCATGGAAAGCCACCTTTACACAGCCTATCCCGTTCTGGATCATGGCTTTGTGCGGGTCATAGATTATATGGGCGATGATGCAGCCATCTGCCAAGCGGCGCGTGTCAGTTATGGCAAGGGTACTAAATCGGTGCAAAACGACGAAGGGTTGATCCGCTATCTAATGCGGCACTGGCATTCTACACCGTTTGAGATGTGCGAGCTGAAACTTCATGTGAAACTGCCGGTGTTTGTCGCCCGCCAGTGGATTCGCCACCGCACGGCGAATGTGAACGAATATTCCGCCCGTTATTCTATTTTGGACCGTGAGTTTTATATTCCGGCCCCGGATAAGGTGGCCGCGCAATCGGTGGTCAACAATCAGGGCCGAGGTGAAGTTCTGACAGGCGCGGAAGCGGCGCAGGTTCTAGAAATTCTCAAAGCGGACAGCACCCGCGCCTATGACAATTACGAGGCGATGATTTCCCAAGATGGCCAGCAAGGGCTCGCACGCGAACTTGCGCGGATGAACCTACCGGCCAATATTTACACCCAGTGGTACTGGAAGGTTGATCTGCACAATCTGTTTCATTTCCTGCGGCTACGCGCGGATGCGCATGCGCAATATGAAATTCGGGTCTACGCCGATGAAATGTGCAAGCTTGTTGCGGATTGGGTGCCTTTTGCCTATCGCGCTTTTGAAGATTACCGGATGGGGGGCGCGACGCTGTCGGCTACGGCTTTGGACTGTGTGCGCCGGATGGTTGGCGGCGAAAAAGTCACTCAAGAAACCTCGGGTATGAGCAAAGGCGAGTGGCGCGAATTTGAAGCTACGCTGTCTGCGTAG
- a CDS encoding RluA family pseudouridine synthase, whose amino-acid sequence MTMSLVQFAIAEDPPNRLDKALFRDAPEQEDLSRTRLGKLIEEGAVRVDGKIATSPKTKVAAGAMIEITLKEARQIATEAENIPLEVVYEDPHLIVVNKPAGMVVHPAPGTPSGTLVNALLHHCAASLSGIGGERRPGIVHRIDKDTSGLLVVAKTDKAHHHLADQFAAHSVERLYQALCFGVPEASDPRLRGVRGVNFEPGNIMKITTQLARHKTDRQRQAVLFEGGRHAVTRVRIAQRFGAPAAAALIECWLETGRTHQIRVHLAHTGHGLIGDPVYGGKRRIARKAMGEQASDAIGNFSRQALHASVLGFAHPVSDEKLRFEAPLPDDFSNLLGDLTNTSL is encoded by the coding sequence ATGACGATGTCCCTTGTTCAGTTTGCGATTGCGGAAGATCCACCCAACCGCCTTGATAAAGCGCTTTTTCGCGATGCGCCAGAGCAAGAGGACCTGTCACGCACCCGTTTGGGTAAACTTATCGAAGAGGGCGCGGTGCGTGTGGATGGCAAAATTGCAACCAGCCCAAAGACAAAAGTTGCGGCCGGCGCCATGATTGAGATCACTTTGAAAGAGGCAAGACAAATCGCCACCGAGGCGGAAAACATTCCTCTTGAGGTGGTTTATGAAGACCCACATTTAATCGTGGTCAACAAACCGGCGGGCATGGTGGTGCATCCTGCACCGGGAACGCCCAGCGGGACTTTGGTCAATGCGCTGCTGCATCATTGCGCGGCATCACTTTCGGGAATTGGCGGCGAACGGCGGCCGGGGATTGTCCACCGGATCGACAAGGACACAAGTGGGCTTTTGGTGGTGGCCAAAACCGATAAAGCGCATCATCATTTGGCTGACCAGTTTGCCGCCCACAGCGTCGAGCGGCTCTATCAGGCGCTCTGTTTTGGGGTGCCAGAGGCCAGTGATCCACGGTTGCGCGGGGTCCGCGGCGTGAACTTTGAGCCGGGCAATATTATGAAAATCACCACCCAACTTGCGCGGCACAAAACAGACCGTCAGCGTCAGGCAGTGCTGTTTGAAGGCGGCCGCCATGCGGTTACGCGGGTGCGGATAGCGCAGCGATTTGGAGCGCCAGCAGCTGCCGCGTTGATTGAGTGCTGGCTTGAAACCGGACGGACCCATCAGATCCGGGTGCATTTGGCCCATACGGGCCATGGGTTGATTGGTGATCCGGTTTATGGTGGTAAGCGGCGGATTGCCCGCAAAGCGATGGGAGAGCAAGCAAGTGACGCCATTGGCAATTTTTCTCGGCAAGCGCTGCACGCGAGTGTTTTAGGCTTTGCGCATCCGGTAAGCGATGAAAAACTGCGTTTTGAAGCACCTTTGCCGGATGATTTTTCCAATTTGCTGGGCGATTTAACGAACACATCTTTGTGA
- the rpoH gene encoding RNA polymerase sigma factor RpoH: MSNYANLPAPTPEGGLSRYLQDIRKFPMLEPEEEYMLAKRWVEEQDTEAAHKMVTSHLRLAAKIAMGYRGYGLPQAEVISEANVGLMQAVKRFDPEKGFRLATYAMWWIRASIQEYILRSWSLVKMGTTSAQKKLFFNLRKAKSRIGALDEGDMHPDNVAKIATDLGVTEAEVISMNRRLSGGDASLNAMVGSADGDSSMEWQDWLEDEDADQAADYEAKDELDTRRALLAEAMEVLNEREQDILAKRRLAEKVITLEELSEHYNVSRERIRQIEVRSFEKLQLKMRELALEKGLVATA; this comes from the coding sequence ATGAGCAACTACGCAAATCTTCCAGCCCCAACCCCCGAAGGTGGTCTAAGCCGATACTTGCAGGATATCCGCAAATTTCCGATGCTTGAGCCCGAAGAGGAATATATGCTGGCCAAACGCTGGGTCGAAGAGCAGGACACCGAGGCGGCACATAAAATGGTCACTTCGCATCTAAGATTGGCGGCAAAGATTGCTATGGGTTATCGCGGATACGGACTGCCGCAGGCCGAGGTTATCTCAGAGGCCAATGTCGGCTTGATGCAGGCGGTCAAACGCTTCGATCCTGAAAAAGGGTTTCGACTGGCAACCTATGCGATGTGGTGGATACGTGCTAGCATTCAAGAGTATATCCTGCGCAGCTGGTCGCTCGTTAAAATGGGTACGACCAGCGCCCAGAAAAAACTATTCTTCAATTTGCGCAAGGCTAAATCCCGGATCGGCGCCTTGGACGAAGGGGATATGCATCCTGATAATGTGGCGAAAATTGCCACAGATTTGGGCGTGACCGAAGCTGAGGTTATTAGTATGAACCGCCGGCTTTCTGGCGGCGATGCTTCGCTCAATGCGATGGTCGGATCAGCCGATGGCGACAGCTCAATGGAGTGGCAAGATTGGCTTGAAGACGAAGATGCGGATCAGGCGGCAGACTATGAGGCCAAGGATGAATTGGACACACGCCGCGCGCTTCTGGCAGAAGCGATGGAAGTCTTAAACGAGCGTGAACAAGATATTTTGGCCAAGCGCCGGTTGGCGGAAAAAGTCATTACGCTAGAAGAACTCAGCGAGCATTACAATGTAAGCCGCGAGCGTATTCGGCAAATTGAAGTACGTTCTTTTGAAAAGCTGCAGCTTAAAATGCGCGAACTTGCGCTTGAAAAAGGTCTTGTTGCGACAGCCTAG
- a CDS encoding gfo/Idh/MocA family oxidoreductase: MQKVMRWGVVGASKFARTQMVPAMMLAQNTQFCALATSNPEKAAPFQAMEPNLKIYTDYDALLADPEIDALYLPLPNHLHVQWCKKGLDAGKHVLCEKPIAMRAEEIDDLIAMRDSSGLLLAEAYMIVHHPQWHYARELYQSGAIGELVQVDGVFSYNNSADPNNIRNRPETGGGSLPDIGVYTMGAARFVTDEEPVEIVDANITWQNDVDVWAAINAKFPSFHFNATTSMRMAPRQEMNFHGTKGLIRLTAPFNPSVFSQAEVELHSADMVVSTKRYPAENHYVNQLQAFRASALEGTPYGCTLEFSQGTQRMIDMALKKARGD, translated from the coding sequence ATGCAAAAAGTTATGCGTTGGGGTGTTGTCGGGGCATCGAAATTTGCCCGAACGCAAATGGTTCCGGCGATGATGCTGGCGCAAAATACCCAGTTTTGCGCTTTGGCCACATCAAATCCAGAGAAAGCAGCGCCTTTTCAGGCTATGGAGCCTAATTTAAAGATCTATACTGATTATGATGCGCTGCTGGCTGATCCTGAAATAGACGCGCTCTATCTTCCGCTGCCCAATCATTTGCATGTTCAATGGTGCAAAAAAGGGCTTGATGCAGGCAAGCATGTTTTGTGTGAAAAACCGATTGCAATGCGGGCCGAAGAAATTGATGATCTAATCGCTATGCGCGACAGTTCGGGGCTTTTATTGGCCGAAGCCTATATGATCGTGCATCATCCCCAGTGGCACTATGCGAGAGAGCTTTATCAAAGCGGCGCAATCGGCGAGTTGGTTCAGGTGGATGGTGTTTTTTCCTATAACAACAGCGCAGATCCCAACAATATCCGAAACCGGCCAGAAACCGGCGGTGGCAGTCTGCCCGATATCGGTGTGTATACCATGGGCGCGGCGCGTTTTGTGACCGATGAAGAACCGGTTGAAATCGTAGATGCCAATATCACTTGGCAAAATGATGTGGATGTCTGGGCGGCGATCAACGCCAAGTTTCCATCGTTTCACTTCAATGCCACCACATCAATGCGCATGGCGCCGCGCCAAGAGATGAATTTTCATGGCACTAAGGGTTTGATCCGCCTAACTGCCCCTTTCAATCCCTCGGTTTTTTCACAAGCTGAGGTCGAATTGCATTCTGCCGATATGGTGGTGTCAACCAAGCGCTATCCAGCGGAAAATCACTATGTGAACCAACTTCAGGCCTTTCGCGCATCAGCTTTAGAGGGCACGCCCTATGGCTGCACATTAGAATTTTCCCAAGGCACCCAGAGAATGATAGATATGGCGCTTAAAAAAGCGCGCGGTGATTAG
- the phaZ gene encoding polyhydroxyalkanoate depolymerase, which produces MRHMASYDFMEAMRNTNQWMGATAQAFASYPAFSAVPNPWLQWAAAWGQVTERSFQRMITKPDWAIDSITCDDGRDHLVQVKPVVSGAFGDLIHFDVQGRKPAARQVLLIAPMSGHYATLLRSTVKSLIGDCEVFVTDWHNARDIPVSKGKFDIEDYTLYLVDYLNHLGPETHVIAVCQPVPLALAATAYLAEENPEAQPRSLTLIGGPVDPDAAPTDVTDFGRRVTMGQLEHTLIQQVGFKYAGVGRKVYPGLLQLASFMSMNSDRHCQAFSDQIMNVAQNTASEHDKHNKFYDEYLAVMDMTAEFYLSTVDRIFKQREIAQNKFTVAGKKIDFSKITKVAIKTVEGAKDDISAPGQCIAALDLCSGLPADKKASHVEPEAGHYGIFAGKSWRENIRPLVLEFIDANSAATPAKD; this is translated from the coding sequence ATGCGCCATATGGCCAGCTACGACTTTATGGAAGCCATGCGAAACACCAATCAATGGATGGGTGCAACCGCACAGGCTTTTGCCTCTTATCCAGCCTTTTCCGCAGTGCCAAACCCCTGGCTGCAGTGGGCCGCTGCCTGGGGGCAAGTGACCGAGCGTAGCTTTCAGCGGATGATCACCAAGCCCGATTGGGCAATTGATAGTATCACCTGCGACGATGGTCGGGATCATTTGGTACAGGTCAAGCCCGTTGTATCCGGCGCTTTCGGCGATTTGATACATTTTGACGTCCAAGGGCGCAAACCCGCAGCCCGCCAAGTGCTTTTAATCGCGCCGATGTCCGGGCATTACGCAACTTTATTGCGTTCGACTGTCAAAAGCCTGATTGGCGATTGCGAAGTCTTTGTCACGGACTGGCATAATGCGCGCGATATACCCGTCTCAAAAGGTAAATTCGATATTGAGGATTATACGCTATATCTGGTGGATTATTTAAATCACCTTGGACCGGAAACCCATGTTATCGCCGTGTGCCAACCTGTGCCGCTGGCATTAGCGGCCACAGCCTATCTGGCCGAGGAAAACCCAGAGGCGCAGCCGCGCAGCCTGACATTGATCGGTGGGCCAGTTGATCCGGATGCGGCGCCCACAGATGTCACTGATTTTGGCCGGCGCGTTACCATGGGCCAACTCGAACATACCTTAATCCAGCAGGTCGGGTTTAAATATGCCGGTGTGGGACGCAAAGTGTACCCCGGTTTGTTGCAACTGGCATCTTTTATGTCGATGAACAGTGACCGGCACTGCCAAGCCTTTTCAGATCAAATCATGAACGTGGCCCAAAACACGGCCTCGGAGCACGACAAACATAACAAATTCTATGATGAATACCTCGCAGTGATGGATATGACCGCAGAATTTTACCTGTCAACGGTAGACCGGATTTTCAAGCAGCGCGAAATTGCACAGAACAAGTTTACAGTAGCCGGAAAGAAAATTGATTTTTCTAAAATAACCAAGGTTGCAATCAAAACCGTCGAAGGCGCGAAAGATGACATATCTGCGCCCGGGCAATGTATTGCAGCACTGGATCTTTGCTCAGGGCTTCCAGCGGATAAAAAAGCTAGCCACGTTGAACCAGAGGCTGGCCACTATGGCATCTTTGCCGGAAAAAGCTGGCGTGAAAACATTCGCCCGCTTGTGCTGGAATTTATTGACGCCAATAGCGCCGCAACACCCGCAAAAGACTAA
- the phaC gene encoding class I poly(R)-hydroxyalkanoic acid synthase codes for MTTTDQDIENQTSKLEQNLAKLDELNQRLITVLQTKKTTDAALSGPGHDLALKTTAAYWQEAIQNPSRLIEHQIAYWGKTLTHFIEAQNAMMHKDFDAVETSAPLDKRFSNPLWNSHPYFKFIKQQYLHNAEVVQSSIESIDGLETTEKRRLEYFSKQIVDMMAPTNFLATNPDALEQAVETQGQSLIDGLENLIADLEDNDGELVVRLADEKAFELGGNIATTPGKVVFRNHMLELIQYSPSTQTTHEIPLVIFPPWINKFYILDLTAQNSLIKWLVAQGLTVFIVSWINPDASYKEVSLEDYIEHGYLQALQTVRSETGQDKVNAVGYCIGGTTLALTLALLKQRGEELINSATFFTTLTDFSNQGEFLPFLQNDFIDGIEQEVGTKGILESYIMARTFSFLRSNDLIYSPAIKSYMMGKAPPAFDLLYWNGDGANLPGKMAVQYLRGLCQRNEFAEGGFELFGEKLHLRNVDVPLCAVACETDHIANWKDSYRGVAQMGSRSKTFILAESGHIAGIINPPGKNKYGFFLNSDPKKTPEKWHSNAKYHAGSWWNEWASWLKKRSGKQRDALVPGSDSLPVICDAPGLYVTQKAKV; via the coding sequence ATGACAACCACAGATCAAGATATTGAAAATCAAACGTCAAAATTAGAGCAAAATCTTGCAAAACTAGATGAATTAAATCAACGCTTGATTACGGTATTGCAAACCAAAAAAACAACAGATGCGGCTCTTAGTGGGCCTGGTCATGATTTGGCGCTTAAGACGACAGCAGCCTATTGGCAGGAGGCAATTCAGAATCCAAGCAGACTGATTGAGCATCAAATCGCCTATTGGGGAAAAACGCTTACCCATTTCATCGAAGCACAAAACGCGATGATGCACAAAGATTTTGATGCAGTAGAGACCAGCGCTCCGCTGGATAAACGATTTTCCAATCCTTTGTGGAATAGTCATCCCTATTTTAAATTCATAAAACAGCAGTATTTGCACAATGCCGAAGTAGTGCAAAGTTCGATTGAGTCTATTGACGGTCTTGAGACAACTGAAAAAAGACGACTTGAGTACTTTTCGAAACAAATTGTCGATATGATGGCGCCAACAAATTTTCTGGCGACCAATCCTGATGCTTTAGAACAGGCGGTGGAAACCCAAGGCCAATCCCTCATCGATGGGTTGGAAAACCTAATTGCTGATCTTGAGGACAATGATGGCGAATTGGTTGTGCGCTTGGCAGATGAAAAGGCCTTTGAGCTTGGTGGGAATATTGCCACCACTCCTGGAAAGGTCGTGTTTCGGAACCATATGCTTGAGCTTATTCAATACAGTCCCAGCACCCAAACCACACATGAGATTCCGTTGGTAATTTTTCCACCGTGGATTAACAAATTTTACATTTTGGATCTGACAGCGCAAAACAGTTTAATTAAATGGCTGGTTGCGCAGGGCCTCACTGTTTTTATCGTGTCCTGGATCAACCCGGACGCCAGTTATAAAGAGGTCTCGCTTGAAGATTACATAGAACATGGCTATCTGCAGGCACTGCAAACGGTACGGTCCGAAACCGGGCAAGATAAGGTAAATGCAGTAGGCTACTGTATTGGTGGAACGACCTTGGCCCTGACCTTGGCTTTGTTAAAGCAGCGCGGTGAGGAATTAATCAATAGTGCAACCTTCTTCACCACACTGACAGATTTTTCAAATCAAGGTGAGTTTTTACCCTTTCTTCAGAATGATTTCATTGACGGGATCGAACAGGAAGTGGGCACAAAAGGCATCCTTGAAAGTTACATCATGGCACGCACTTTTAGCTTTTTGCGGTCGAATGATTTGATTTATTCACCTGCGATCAAAAGCTATATGATGGGCAAAGCCCCCCCCGCTTTTGATCTTTTGTATTGGAATGGAGACGGTGCAAATCTGCCCGGAAAGATGGCCGTGCAATACCTGCGCGGACTGTGCCAGCGCAATGAATTTGCGGAAGGAGGGTTTGAGCTTTTTGGCGAAAAGTTACATTTGCGGAATGTTGATGTGCCGCTGTGCGCGGTTGCGTGCGAAACTGATCATATTGCCAATTGGAAAGACAGTTACCGCGGGGTGGCACAAATGGGCAGCCGATCCAAAACCTTTATACTGGCAGAATCAGGTCATATTGCGGGTATCATTAACCCCCCAGGCAAAAATAAATATGGGTTTTTTCTAAATTCTGACCCGAAAAAAACGCCGGAAAAATGGCACTCAAATGCAAAATACCATGCTGGTAGCTGGTGGAATGAGTGGGCAAGCTGGTTAAAGAAACGTTCTGGAAAACAAAGGGATGCACTTGTGCCGGGCAGCGACAGTTTGCCAGTCATTTGTGACGCACCGGGGCTCTATGTCACTCAGAAAGCCAAAGTTTAA
- a CDS encoding phasin, PhaP translates to MAPDMTTFFKDIIDSFPVDTKFYQDAFDNSAEMNEKMTKVALQAAQQSADISSKWTKDTLGKISTISAVKTDPADYAKALTDFASAQAEVAAENIAAFAEVAKKAQMETVELVMAAGKEATQEATDVVKKATKEVNAVAKKAAAK, encoded by the coding sequence ATGGCACCTGATATGACAACTTTCTTTAAAGATATTATCGATTCATTCCCTGTAGATACAAAATTCTACCAAGATGCTTTTGATAATTCGGCCGAAATGAATGAAAAAATGACTAAAGTTGCTTTGCAAGCTGCCCAGCAAAGCGCGGATATTTCAAGCAAATGGACAAAAGATACATTGGGAAAAATCTCAACGATCTCTGCAGTGAAAACCGATCCAGCAGACTACGCAAAAGCGCTTACTGATTTTGCATCTGCTCAAGCTGAAGTTGCTGCTGAAAACATCGCCGCTTTTGCAGAAGTCGCAAAAAAGGCACAAATGGAAACCGTTGAACTGGTGATGGCAGCCGGCAAAGAGGCCACTCAGGAAGCAACAGATGTCGTCAAAAAGGCAACCAAAGAGGTCAACGCAGTGGCTAAAAAAGCAGCTGCCAAGTAA
- the phaR gene encoding polyhydroxyalkanoate synthesis repressor PhaR: protein MSTTDKPLLIKRYASRRLYNTETSDYVTLEDIAGFIRDGREVQIIDLKSGDDLTRQFLLQIIADHESRGENVLPVNVLTDLVRSYTTQATSIVPQFLAMSFDMMRDGQSKMLENMGAMSPLAGMPGFEAMQAQQEAFLKAMTGGFPPRSDEKPKPEASEDKPADSGDLQTIKSQLADLQAQLEKLSR from the coding sequence GTGTCGACGACAGATAAACCACTCTTGATAAAACGATATGCAAGTCGACGCTTGTACAACACAGAAACCAGTGACTATGTCACGCTTGAAGATATCGCAGGCTTTATTCGGGACGGTCGTGAGGTTCAGATTATTGACCTAAAATCTGGTGATGATCTGACGAGACAATTTTTACTGCAAATCATTGCAGATCACGAAAGCCGCGGTGAAAATGTACTGCCTGTCAATGTGCTGACCGATTTGGTGCGCAGCTACACCACCCAAGCTACAAGTATCGTGCCACAGTTTTTGGCGATGTCTTTTGATATGATGCGTGATGGGCAATCGAAAATGCTTGAAAACATGGGGGCCATGAGCCCGCTCGCTGGGATGCCCGGTTTTGAGGCTATGCAGGCTCAGCAAGAAGCGTTTCTAAAGGCTATGACCGGAGGATTTCCCCCACGGTCTGACGAAAAACCCAAACCAGAAGCATCTGAGGATAAACCCGCTGACAGCGGTGATTTGCAAACAATTAAATCGCAATTGGCAGATCTTCAGGCACAGTTGGAAAAGTTAAGCCGGTAG
- a CDS encoding FAD-dependent oxidoreductase — protein sequence MNLLDANDRLGCYPDSWYAATATPLPEFEQLRGEHSADVCVIGAGFTGLSAALHLAEAGFKVALLDAHRVGFGASGRNGGQLGTGQRMEQDDLLKLMGDSIGDKLWQLAEDAKDTVKSLIKDHKIDCYLRPGVADIGLTRKQMDELHHYADFLESRYGYTQIDKLDRSATEDLCPSPRYYGGILDHGAAHLHPLRFALGLAQAAIKAGVTIYEKTRVQEVARGSNPVVTAENGVLRCHHVVIACNGYLGGLEPKVARRVMPINNFIAATEPLGSEASRVLTKDVAVADTKFVVNYFRLSHDGRLLFGGGENYSYHFPKNIAETVRKPMTEIFPHLADVKIDYAWGGTLGITVRRMPYLTRLEPNILSASGYSGHGVGTATHAGKMMALAINGAASGFETMSKVPAMPFPGGSRLRTPLLVLAMSWYAMRDRLGL from the coding sequence ATGAACCTTTTAGACGCCAATGACCGCTTGGGGTGCTATCCGGATAGCTGGTACGCAGCGACAGCAACCCCTTTGCCAGAATTTGAACAATTGCGCGGCGAACACAGCGCTGATGTCTGTGTTATCGGTGCGGGTTTCACAGGTCTTTCTGCCGCGCTGCATCTTGCCGAGGCTGGCTTTAAAGTGGCGCTTTTGGATGCACATAGGGTTGGCTTTGGCGCATCAGGGCGCAATGGGGGTCAGCTTGGAACCGGCCAAAGGATGGAGCAAGATGATCTGCTGAAGCTGATGGGCGACAGTATTGGCGATAAACTATGGCAGCTTGCAGAAGATGCCAAAGACACCGTCAAATCATTGATCAAGGATCATAAAATTGACTGTTATCTGCGCCCCGGGGTTGCAGATATTGGCCTTACCAGAAAGCAAATGGACGAATTGCACCACTATGCTGATTTTCTTGAAAGCCGCTATGGCTATACGCAGATTGATAAATTAGACCGTAGCGCTACCGAAGACCTCTGCCCGTCCCCACGTTATTATGGCGGCATATTGGATCATGGGGCTGCGCATCTGCACCCATTGCGCTTTGCCTTGGGCCTTGCACAGGCGGCGATCAAGGCGGGCGTTACAATTTATGAAAAGACCCGCGTTCAAGAAGTTGCTCGGGGATCAAACCCCGTTGTCACAGCTGAAAACGGGGTCTTGCGATGTCACCACGTGGTGATTGCCTGCAATGGCTACTTAGGCGGGCTTGAGCCAAAAGTAGCCCGGCGGGTGATGCCCATAAACAACTTTATTGCAGCAACCGAACCATTGGGAAGCGAAGCATCGCGGGTGTTGACCAAAGATGTCGCGGTGGCGGATACAAAGTTTGTGGTGAATTATTTTCGCCTATCACACGATGGCCGCCTACTCTTTGGGGGGGGAGAAAATTATAGTTATCATTTTCCAAAGAACATTGCTGAAACAGTGCGCAAACCGATGACAGAGATTTTTCCGCATCTTGCAGATGTCAAAATTGACTATGCGTGGGGCGGTACTTTGGGAATAACCGTGCGGCGCATGCCCTATCTGACTAGGTTGGAACCCAATATCCTAAGCGCGTCTGGTTATTCTGGTCATGGGGTGGGCACGGCAACCCATGCAGGTAAAATGATGGCACTGGCAATTAATGGTGCTGCGAGTGGATTTGAAACCATGTCAAAGGTACCGGCAATGCCGTTTCCCGGGGGAAGCCGTTTACGCACCCCTTTGCTGGTTTTGGCAATGAGTTGGTATGCAATGCGCGACCGTTTGGGGCTTTAA